In Nymphaea colorata isolate Beijing-Zhang1983 chromosome 3, ASM883128v2, whole genome shotgun sequence, a genomic segment contains:
- the LOC116250608 gene encoding shikimate O-hydroxycinnamoyltransferase-like, with protein MKIVVRDSTFVPPSSEMPRQGLWLSKLDRAMVSAHVPCVYFYRPNGSSNFFDTKVMKESLGRALIPFYPFAGRLRRREDGPLEINCNGDGVLFVEADAEGEIDDFGDFAPSMELRQLIPKVDYQNQDISSYPLLMLQVTFFKCGGVCLGVGMHHLVVDACGFIHFMNSWSDVARGMEVICPPIVERTILRARNPPRPAFEHPEYKAPERRVLAEVPLEQKLLNTPISGAIFKFSRDQLVRLKEKVKEGDNSTTRYTTFNSLAVHIWRCVCLARGLDDLQLTKLKVSVDGRKRLRPEIPNHYFGNVVYTMVVPLVSGDLKSQPMHYAASKVHDALLRMDDDYLRSALDYLEQQPDLGELFDRAALQRRSDLSINSWARLPVHDADFGWGKPIYMGTVFLTVDGMGLVLPSPSDDGSLSVVITLQTDTMRSLEKLIYDI; from the exons atgaaaattgtcgTGAGAGATTCGACCTTCGTCCCTCCATCTAGTGAGATGCCTCGACAAGGGCTATGGCTCTCAAAGTTGGACCGTGCAATGGTCAGTGCTCATGTCCCGTGCGTCTACTTTTACAGACCAAACGGTAGCAGCAATTTCTTCGACACTAAAGTGATGAAAGAATCTTTGGGAAGAGCCCTCATTCCCTTCTATCCTTTCGCTGGAAGACTACGTCGCCGCGAGGATGGTCCATTAGAGATCAACTGCAACGGAGATGGCGTTCTCTTTGTGGAGGCAGATGCAGAGGGTGAGATAGATGATTTTGGAGACTTCGCTCCCTCCATGGAGCTCAGGCAGCTGATCCCTAAAGTTGACTACCAAAATCAAGACATCTCCTCCTACCCTCTCCTCATGCTTCAG GTCACATTCTTCAAATGCGGAGGAGTCTGTCTCGGGGTTGGTATGCATCATTTGGTGGTGGATGCATGTGGGTTCATACATTTCATGAACTCTTGGTCTGATGTGGCTCGGGGCATGGAGGTAATTTGCCCCCCAATCGTAGAGCGGACCATCTTAAGGGCAAGGAACCCACCAAGGCCCGCCTTTGAGCACCCAGAGTACAAGGCACCAGAACGGAGGGTACTTGCAGAGGTTCCGTTGGAGCAAAAACTCCTAAATACCCCAATCTCTGGGGCAATTTTCAAATTCAGCAGAGATCAACTGGTCAGGCTCAAGGAGAAGGTCAAGGAAGGTGACAATAGCACTACCAGGTATACTACATTTAACAGCCTGGCTGTGCACATCTGGAGGTGTGTTTGCCTGGCCAGAGGCCTTGATGATCTGCAGCTCACCAAGTTAAAGGTTTCCGTAGATGGCCGGAAAAGACTCCGGCCGGAGATCCCAAACCATTACTTCGGGAATGTGGTCTACACTATGGTTGTGCCACTGGTCTCCGGCGATCTCAAATCGCAACCTATGCATTATGCTGCCAGCAAGGTCCACGATGCGTTGCTTAGGATGGATGACGATTACTTGCGGTCGGCACTCGACTACCTCGAGCAGCAGCCCGACCTGGGTGAATTGTTTGATAGGGCTGCCCTCCAAAGAAGGTCGGATTTGAGCATTAATAGTTGGGCCAGGCTGCCGGTCCACGATGCTGATTTTGGGTGGGGAAAACCCATCTATATGGGAACCGTGTTCCTAACAGTCGATGGAATGGGGTTGGTTTTGCCTAGCCCTTCCGATGATGGCAGCCTTTCGGTAGTGATCACCTTGCAAACTGACACGATGAGATCTCTCGAAAAGTTGATTTACGATATATGA